CATGGTGAGAAATGAACGCAGCTTGTGTGCCCAGAGCGTTTGCAGAGTTTGGCTGAAGATGTCGAACAATAGCTGCATGCTGTTCATGGTGTACGCGCAAGGAAACGGCTAAGTTCCTAAGTAGGCTATCTGCTATTGACTCCAACCGCTCAAGAATGTTCCCTATTGCGCACCACTGCCTCAGCTTATAGACCCTTGAAACGGCAGAATGTTAGTGGACCAGCTTGGATTCGGCGGCCTTTTCTTGACTGCTTTGGGCGTCGGGATAGTCAAACACCCCGCGTCCGGTTTTTCGTCCCAATCGGCCGGCTTTTACGTGCTGCACAAGAAGCGGAGCCGGACGAAACTTCTCGCCAAGAGATTTGTGCAGGTATTCGAGAATGTGCAGCCGGGTATCCAGTCCGACTAGATCGACCAACTCAAACGGCCCCATGGGATGATTTAGCCCTAGTTTCAACGCCTTGTCGATATCCTCAGCCGAAGCGATCCCCTCCTGGAGCATGTAAAAGGCTTCGTTCCCAATCATGGCATTGATGCGGCTGGTGATGAATCCAGGAGACTCCTTAATCACCACCACTTCCTTGCCCATACGTTGGCCGACTTCGGTCGCCGCGGCAATAGTCTCGTCATCGGTTTCGAGCGCACGCACGACCTCGAGCAGCTTCATCTTGTGCACCGGATTGAAGAAATGCATCCCGACGCACTTCCGTGGACGGTATGTAACTGACGCAATCTCCGTCACGCTCAACGACGAGGTATTCGAAGCCAGGATTGTGCCAGGACGGCAGATCTTGTCGAGCAACGTGAAGATCTCGATCTTCGAATCCATCTCTTCCGGCACCGCTTCGATCACGAGGTCGGCTTCGCGCGCCGCTTCCTCCACGCTGCCGACGAGCTGTATGCGCGAAAATGCAGCATCGGCTGCGGACTTCTCGAGCTTGCCTAGCTCGACACCTTTATCCAGATTCGCGCGAATCTCGCTTTCCGCCTTCCGCAAACTGGCAGGGAGGATGTCCTCCAAAATGGTGCGATATCCGCCGAGCGCAGCTACATGAGCGATGCCGCGGCCCATAATGCCGGCTCCGATCACCGCAACCGTCTTCACTGCAGCCACAACTAGCTTCCCTTCTCCAGCTTTTCGATCATTCCCATGTAATTCGGTTCGGATTTGCGCATGTAATCTGCCAGCCGCTTTCGTTCTTCGTCGGTCATGAACGGAACGTTGGCGGCGATGCGGCGCAGCGTGGTGGAAATATCGTCAACAAAGTTCATCATGCGAATGGCCTCGCCAGAAATCACCATAGCTCTCCTTGTTGTCTCCGGTATCCAGACGAACTTTCTATTTTGCGGGTTGGAAACGGTTTCGTCTAGGGGAGGTAAACCCAAAGATTTTCTGTTGATGTAGGAAAAACCAAACTGCTCACGCAGATGAACGCAGATTTAAGGATGAACGCAGATTCTTGCAGGTTCTTCTGAAATCCCAAAGGATCTGCGTCTATCCCGAAATCTGCGTTCATCTGCGTGAGCAGTTTGGTTTTGCCCTCAGGTCAGTAAATCCTCGAACCGAGCGGAACTTCTTTGGCCGGTTGCAGCAATACGACGTTTCCGTTCTCGTCGCCCATACCCATCGTGAGCCTTCGGACATGAAGCCTGCGATGTTTCTCGTTCCCAAATTGGTCGCACAAATGACGAGTCGATTCTGAAGCTCCTCAGGCGCATAGTTGGCGACGATCTGGGCGCTCGAGGTCTTCGTTCCAAATTCCGGGCCAAGATCGATCCAGAGTTTGTACGCAGGCTTCTTCGCAGTTCGAGGTTCCTTATTCCGAGTGATATATTACATTCCAGATGCCTCTGCCACAAACCGAGACTCGACTCATTCGCTCGCTTGCCCGGGAGGAAGCGTACGGAAGAATTCGCGACTGGATCATCGATGGCACGCTGCGGCCAGGCGAAACTCTTCGCGATCAAGAGATCGCCCAGTTGTTGGGAGTGAGCCGCACACCGGTACGGGAGGCGTTGCGGCGCCTGGAGGATGAGGGCTTCGTAGAAACCGCCCTGAACCGCTGGACGCGCGTCGCGCCTCTGGATCTGCGCAAGGCGATGGAGCTTTACGGCGTCCTCGAGGCCCTGGAAGTTTTTGCGCTGGAGAACGCGCAGCTCACACCGCAGGACCTGGCGAACATGGCCGCCGCCAACGACGCGATGCAACGGTCGATCGAGCGGAGGAAGGCGGCTTCTGCCCTGCAGGCAGACGAAACTTTCCATGGAGTCTGGATGGCTCGCGCACAAAACAGCGAGCTCTGGGTGCTGGTAGCGCAACTCAAGACCAAACTTCGGCGGGTAGAACTTGCCTACTGGGACCGTGCAGCACAAACCGAGCAATCCATACGAGAGCACACCGCGATTCTCAAAGCGCTGAAGAAGGGGTTGCGGCGCGAGGCCATCACTGCCCTCAAACAGAACTGGGAAGGAAGCATGCGGCGTTTGCGGACCGTCGCTGAGAGTCAGGATTCGGACAAAAGTTAATCGCAAGGGGATTAGTCATGACGCACACTACGGAAAAGTCGATTGAAACGCTCTTAATCCACGCAGACCGCGGGTTGAACTCTACCTCTGCCGTGGTAGCACCCATTTACCAGACGGCAAACTTTCGCGGAGAATCCGGCGCAGACTTCGCCAAACGTGCAGGCGAGGCCCGGCACCCCGAGTTCTATACCCGTTATGGGAATCCGACTTTAAGCCAGGTGGAGGGCGTTCTCGCTGCACTGGAAGGAACCGAAGCCGCACTGGTAACCGGCTCGGGAATGGCGGCGGTCAGTGCAACCGTACTTACCATCGTCGGCAAAGAAGACCACGTGGTTGCGCAGACTAACCATTACGGTGGCACAACCAACCTCCTGCAGAAGCTGCTGCCTCGGTTTGGAGTGGAGGTCACACAAGTAGACCAGCGTGATTCTTCTGCGTTCGAGCGGGCGGTGCGTCCCCATACGAAACTGATCCTGGTCGAAACTCCAAGCAATCCGCTTATGACTCTCACCGATCTGAGGGCAGTCGTCGCCATAGCCAAAGCGCGCGGAATTATTACGTTGATCGACAACACCTTCGCCACGCCGCTAAATCAGCGCCCAGTAGACCTTGGCATTGATCTTGTCTTCCACAGCGCGACCAAGTACTTCGGCGGACACTCCGACATCATTGCGGGCGCTGTCATGGGCAGCAAAGATTGGATCACGAAGATATGGAACACACATGTCATTCTGGGCGCTGCACTGGGGCCGTTCGACGCGTGGCTCATGCTTCGCGGATTACGTACGCTCGCTCTCCGCATACGGCAGCACAATGAGAACGCCATGGAACTCGCCCGGGCTCTGGAGAAGCATCCTGCTGTGAAGGCTGTTCACTACCCTGGTCTCATAAGCCATCCGCAGCACGATCTGGCGAAGCGGCAAATGTCTGGCTTTGGAGGAATGCTGGGTTTCGAAGTGAAAGGCGGCTACGAAGCTGCAGATCGCTTCCTCAGCGGGCTACGGCTAGCTTCGCGCGCTGCGAGCTTGGGGGGAGTTGAGACTCTTGCCGTTCATCCGGCTTCAAACTTTCTGCACTACATGACGCTTGAAGAGGCTGCAAAAATCGGAATTGCTCCCGGACTCCTTCGTATCTCGGTTGGCTTGGAAGGCAAGGACGATCTCATCTCCGATTTCGAGCGGGCACTAACTTAGGCTGCCTCAGGTGGCTGTGCAAATCTCGAAGCGCGCCTAGGTTTGAAACCTGACACTCTCGCAACGTAACAGTTTCACAGAACACGACTTAGCGGCTTACGTCAGGACATTCACTATCGGCATCTGCTAAGGTCGCGTCTCGCTTGATATTATTTTCGTGCGCTCAACCCCCGAACCTACTGCGCACCTCTGGACGGGAAAACGAAACCCGAAGGCCCTGGTGACTGTTACCAGGACCACGCTTCCAAAGAAGGCCCTGGTGACTGTTACCGGGACCACGCTTCTAAAAAAGACAATTAAAAGGATCCCACTCTGGCCGGTGACTCCTCTGGTCAAGCACTCCGGTAAGTAAAGAAAGAGCGGTGCTGTGGGCAATCGATTTCTTTATAGCGGATTCCTGTGTCTTATTGTGTCTGTCATCCTATGGACAGGCTGTGGCAGCACTGGTGTGACCTCCTCGGCCGCCGCTCCCGTCAACCCGCCAGCTCTGAGCATTTCAGGCACGCTTACGCCGGCGACCAAAACGGCCGGCGCAACCGTGACGCTCAGCGGAGGCGCTACCGCAACCACTACGGCCGATGCAAACGGCAACTACAGCTTCACCGGCTTGAGCGGTGGCAACTATGTTGTCACCCCTAGCAAGATTGGACTCACCTTCAGTCCTGCCAACCAATCGGTAACGCTGAACAGCACGTCGAACAGCGGTGTGAATTTCACTGCATCGGCTCCGCTGCAATCCATCAGCATTTCGGCGCCCGTCGCATCGATCACAAAAGGAAACACCGCTCAATTCACTGCGATTGGCACGTTCACTGACGGCAGCACTCAGGATCTAACGAACTCCGCAACCTGGAGTTCCTCCAATCCTGGGGCAGCGAGCTTGACCGCTGGAGGCTTAAGTACCGGCATGGGGGTTGGATCGAGCAACATCACGGCGACCCAAAACGGGATGACATCAAATACCTTTACTCTGACCGTGACAGCGGCCGCACTGCAGTCAATTACGATTAACGCTCCAAACTCCTCGATCGCCAAGGGAACTACAGATCAGTTCACCGCAACCGGAACCTTCAGCGACGGCAGCACCCAGAATTTGACTGGCTCCGTAACGTGGACGTCCTCCACTGCGGCGGCCACAATCACTACCGCTGGCTTGCTAACCGGAGTTACGGTCGGTTCGAGCAACATTACCGCCACGCAGGGCGGAATCACGTCGAACATCTTCGCATTGGCAGTGACTGCGGCCACGCTTCAATCGATCACGATTAATGGGCCGAATGCCTCCATCGCCAAGGGAACCGCCGAACAGTTCACCGCCACCGGAACCTTCAGCGACGGCAGCACTCAGAACCTGACGAACTCTGCCACCTGGAGTTCCTCCAACGCAGCGGCTGTAAGCGTAGCCTCCGGTTTGGCTTCCGGAATCGGCGCCGGCTCCAGCAACATCACTGCGACTCAGAGCGGAATTGCGTCTAATACGTTTGCTCTTTCGATCACGGCGGCCACGCTGCAGTCGATCGCCATTACCGCCAACAGTTCCTCGATTGCCAAGGGCACCAGCGTTCAGTTCGCAGCAACCGGAACGTTCAGTGACGGCAGCACCCAGAATCTTACGAATAGCGCCACCTGGGCTTCTTCTAACCCCACAGCCGTCAGCATCAACACCACTGGTTGGGCCACCGGCGTCGCAGTGGGTTCCAGCAATATCACTGCAGCCCAAAACGGGATTACGTCGAACAGCTTCGCGCTCGCGGTTACCGCAGCTACGCTGCAGTCGATCGCCATTACCGCCAACAGTTCCTCGATCGCCAAGGGCACTAGTATTCAATTCACAGCTACAGGAACCTTTACTGACGGCACATCGCAGAACCTGACAAACACCGCTACCTGGACTTCTTCGACGCAGACGGTCGTCAACGTCACAGCCACAGGTCTGGCCATGGGAGCGGCGATCGGTTCAAGCAACATTACCGCCACTCAGAACGGGATCACCTCAGACAGCTTCGCGCTCGCGGTAACGGCAGCTACGCTGCAGTCGGTCAACATCACCGCCAACAGTTCCTCGATTGCCAAGGGAACCAGCGTGCAGTTCACTGCTACGGGAACCTTCAGCGATGGCACGACGCAGAACCTGACCAACACTGCGACCTGGACTAGCTCGAATCCAGCAACTGCCAACATCAGTGCCACCGGTCTGGCTACAGGCGTTGCCATTGGTTCCGGCAATATCACTGCAACTCAGAACGGGATTACCTCGAACATCTTCGCGCTTACAGTGACGGCGGCCACCCTGCAGTCGATCAATGTGAGCGCCAGCAGTTCCTCAATCGCGAAGGGCACCAGCATCCAATTCACGGCCACTGGCACCTTCAGTGACGGCAGCACGCAGAACCTGACGAACACGGCGACCTGGACTTCTTCAAGTCCGGCAACGGCCAACATCAGCGCGACCGGTCTTGCTACTGGCGCGGCAATCGGTTCAAGCAACATCAACGCATCCCAGAACGGGATCGCATCAAACAGCTTTGCTTTGACGGTCACAGCGGCTACGCTGCAATCCATTACTATCAGCGCGGGCAGTTCGTCGATTGCCAACGGCACCAGTCTGCAGTTCACGGCTAGCGGAACTTTCAGCGACGGCAGCACTCAGAACATCACAAATAGCGTCGCCTGGGCTTCTTCAAGCCCAGCGACAGTCAATATTAGTGCCACGGGCCTGGCCACGGGCGCTGCTATCGGCTCGAGCAATATCACAGCGACTCAGAGCGGAATCACCTCCAACACATTTGCTCTGGCAGTTACCGCAGCGACGTTGCAATCGATCACCATCAACACAACCAGCTCCTCGATTGCGAAAGGCACTAGCGTTCAGTTCACGGCAACAGGAACTTTCAGCGACGGCAGCACTCAGAACCTCACAAATACTGCAACCTGGGCTTCTTCGAGTCCTGGATCGGTCAACATCAACGCCACCGGTCTTGCTACGGGCGCGGCCATTGGATCGAGTAACGTCACCGCTACCCAAAACGGAATCACGTCGAACACCTTTGCGCTCTCAGTCACTGCGGCGGTCCTTCAGTCGATTACGATCAACGCCCCCAGTTCCTCGATTTCCAAAGGCACGAGCACTCAGTTCACCGCCACCGGAACGTTCAGCGACGGCAGCACCCAAAATTTGACGAATACTGCAACCTGGGCCAGTTCGAGCACCGCAACGGTAAACATCACCGCCGCTGGTTTGGCGACTGGAGCGGCTGTTGGCTCCAGCAACATTACGGCGACTCAGAGTGGGATTACCTCGAACACCGTTACGCTGACGGTGACGGCTGCTACGCTGCAATCGATTGCGATCAGTTCCCCGAAGACCTCAATTGCCAAGGGAACCAGTGTGCAGTTCACAGCCACGGGAACGTTCAGCGATGGCAGTACGCAAAACCTGACAAATACGGCGACCTGGGCCTCTTCAAGTCCAGCGGCGGTCAATATCAGCGCTGCTGGTCTGGCCACCGGCGCTGCTATCGGTTCCAGCAACGTCACAGCGACCCAGAACGGGATCACTTCCAACTCATTTACTCTGACGGTTACGGCAGCTACGCTGCAGTCCATCTCGATCACCGCGCCCAAGGCTTCCATCGCTAAGGGCACCACCGATCAGTTCACCGCGACGGGAACCTTTACTGACAGCACAACGCAAGACCTCACAGGCTCCGTCACGTGGACGTCATCGAGTCCTTCAATGGTCAACATCAGCGCCAGTGGTCTCGCCACCGGCTCGGCGATCGGATCGAGCAACATCACTGCCACTCAGAGCGGGATCACCTCTAACAGCTTCGCGGTCACGGTCACAGCGGCGACGTTGCAATCGATCAACGTCAGCGCAGGAAGCTCTTCCATCGCGAAGGGCACGACCGTTCAGTTCGCTGCGACCGGAACCTTCACTGACGGCAGCACGCAGAACCTGACGAACACCGCAACCTGGGCAAGCTCAAGTCCGGCCACGGTCAATATCAGCGCCACAGGTTTGGCAACGGGATCAGCTACCGGGTCCAGCAACATCACGGCCACCCAGAGCGGAATTACGTCGAACAGCTTCGCGCTGACAGTAACGGCGCCAACGTTGCAGTCGATCAGCGTAACTGCGCCGAACACATCACTGGGTATCGGACTCACGCAACAGTTCACCGCCACTGGCACGTTCAGCGACGGCAGCACCCAGAACCTGAGTAACACCGCCACTTGGGCGAGCTCGATTCCGGCAAACGCCAGCATTAGTTCCACCGGTTTGGCTACAGGCGTAGCCAGCGGTTCAACCAACATCACTGCGACCCAGAATGGGATCACGTCGAACAGCTTCGCGCTTACCGTGACGGCGGTTATCTCGGGAGCATTGACAAGCAGCGGCGCGGGAGCAACGGTTACTTTGAGTGGGGCCGCAACTTCCTCGACCACCGCCGACTCGAGCGGCAACTACAGCTTCACCGGAATCGTGAACGGCACCTACACCGTGACGCCAACGAAAGCTGGAGTCACGTTTAGTCCTACAAGCCAGAACGTTACTATCAGTGGAACATCGAATGCCGGGGTCAACTTCACCGCAACCGTCCAGACGTGGACTATCTCTGGCACGCTGAGTCCAGCCTCAGATACCACGGGTGCGACTGTCACACTGAGCGGAGCCGCGAGCGCCACAACGACTGCAGCCGCAAACGGCAGCTACAGTTTCAGCGGGCTCGCGAACGGCGCGTACACCGTCACGCCAACGAAGACCAGTTACAACTTCACTCCGGCGAGTCGCCAGATAACGGTTTCAAATGCGTCGCAAACCGGTGTGAACTTCGCGACTGTTCCTGCGCTTACGATTTCGCCGGCTGCTGGCTTCACCTTCACCAACATCACGGTCGGAACGACCAGCCCGTTGCAATCGGGCACTCTGACTGCCGCGGGCGGCAGCGTTACCGTGACCAGCGACACGCTTACCGGCGCGGGATTCGGTTTGAGCAACATCACCTTCCCGGTAACACTAGCTCCCGGACAAACGCAAAACTTCAGTGTGAGCTTCTCGCCGTCAGTAACAGGCACTGTGTCGGGATCGCTGTCGTTCAGCAGTAATGCTTCGAGCACTACGCCGTCATCACTCGCGCTCAGTGGAGTTGGCGCGGGCCTCGGCGTCTCCCCAGCCTCCGTGAACTTCGGTTCCGTGCCCGACGGAACTACAAGCGCCTCAACAACCGGCACGCTCAGTGCAACCGGAGCACCGGTGACAATCACTGCAGCGAACCTTGCCGGAGCTGGATTCTCGATCTCCGGGCTGCCCACGTTGCCATTCACCATCCTCGCTGGTCAAAGCCAGCAATTCAGCGTGACATTCTCTCCAGCCTCGGGTTCACCAGGTCCCGCTTCGGGAAGCATTTCGTTTGTAACCGGCCTCAACAACGTAACTCAGAACTTGTCAGGTACTGGAACTTCGAACGTCTCGGTGACGTGGACGGCGAGTACCACACCGAGCGTCACCTATAACGTGTATCGATGCTCGATCTCAGCCGCCGCATGCGATCCGACTCAACCGGGCAATTTCGGTTCGCCAATCGCGACGGCTATTGCCGGAACAGCGTACACCGACTTGACCGTCTCCTCCGGTGTCACGTACTACTACGCGCTCACGGCCGTGGATACTACTAACGTAGAGAGCCAGCTATCGGCGGTAGCCAACGCGGTAATCCCCTAGTCAGTCGCGGCCGAGGTTGGTTTGAGGAACTAGAACATTTGGACCAAAACAGAACACGCTGAAAAAACCATAGGCGAGCGCGAAGGAAGAGGGTAACGCCCTTTTCGTCTGGGCGTTCGTCATCCAAAATCCCCATCCTGTCCCTTCCTTGCCCTCACAGCATCCTGGCGCTTGCTCGAGACTGCGCTATGGTTTTCAGTAACTCTCCTCCATTCATTTAGATTTCCTCCGGCTCAGCACTCGAAACCTGAAACGGAGCCAGGACCCGCGATCCAGTACCTCGTCCCTGCCCGCCGTCACACAGTACCGTCTTCTTTACAGTTCATTACACAGACAAACAATTCTCCGAATTTGGTAGTCGATCTGCACGTTTATCGACAACCGTCCATTCCCGCAGCCTCCCTCACGGGGACAAACGACTACCGAGTGCAAGAGAACAGGAGAAAACTCTAGATATGAAAAACAGGTACTGGTCGAACTACGCAACGGCCATACTCATGGTGTTTTCGCTGCTCGTTACAGCCTGCTTGTGGGCTCAAACGAGCCGCGGAACTGTAGCTGGGACGATTACCGATCCGAGCGGTGCAGTCATCAGGGGCGCGCAAGTATCACTTAAGAGTCTGGGAACGGGAATCATCCGCCAGACCACTACAAACAATGAAGGCACGTATCGCTTTGACGCCGTCGATCCCGGAGCATACGAGATCACGGCGAGCTTCCAGGGATTCGCCGCATACAAGGTTGCGAACATTGACGTGCCCGCGAACAAGACCACGGATGTCGACATGGCTCTTAAGCTCGCCAGCACAGCCGACGAGGTTATCAATGTCGAGGCA
This region of Terriglobales bacterium genomic DNA includes:
- a CDS encoding aminotransferase class I/II-fold pyridoxal phosphate-dependent enzyme, encoding MTHTTEKSIETLLIHADRGLNSTSAVVAPIYQTANFRGESGADFAKRAGEARHPEFYTRYGNPTLSQVEGVLAALEGTEAALVTGSGMAAVSATVLTIVGKEDHVVAQTNHYGGTTNLLQKLLPRFGVEVTQVDQRDSSAFERAVRPHTKLILVETPSNPLMTLTDLRAVVAIAKARGIITLIDNTFATPLNQRPVDLGIDLVFHSATKYFGGHSDIIAGAVMGSKDWITKIWNTHVILGAALGPFDAWLMLRGLRTLALRIRQHNENAMELARALEKHPAVKAVHYPGLISHPQHDLAKRQMSGFGGMLGFEVKGGYEAADRFLSGLRLASRAASLGGVETLAVHPASNFLHYMTLEEAAKIGIAPGLLRISVGLEGKDDLISDFERALT
- a CDS encoding GntR family transcriptional regulator, with the protein product MPLPQTETRLIRSLAREEAYGRIRDWIIDGTLRPGETLRDQEIAQLLGVSRTPVREALRRLEDEGFVETALNRWTRVAPLDLRKAMELYGVLEALEVFALENAQLTPQDLANMAAANDAMQRSIERRKAASALQADETFHGVWMARAQNSELWVLVAQLKTKLRRVELAYWDRAAQTEQSIREHTAILKALKKGLRREAITALKQNWEGSMRRLRTVAESQDSDKS
- a CDS encoding Ig-like domain-containing protein, whose protein sequence is MTSSAAAPVNPPALSISGTLTPATKTAGATVTLSGGATATTTADANGNYSFTGLSGGNYVVTPSKIGLTFSPANQSVTLNSTSNSGVNFTASAPLQSISISAPVASITKGNTAQFTAIGTFTDGSTQDLTNSATWSSSNPGAASLTAGGLSTGMGVGSSNITATQNGMTSNTFTLTVTAAALQSITINAPNSSIAKGTTDQFTATGTFSDGSTQNLTGSVTWTSSTAAATITTAGLLTGVTVGSSNITATQGGITSNIFALAVTAATLQSITINGPNASIAKGTAEQFTATGTFSDGSTQNLTNSATWSSSNAAAVSVASGLASGIGAGSSNITATQSGIASNTFALSITAATLQSIAITANSSSIAKGTSVQFAATGTFSDGSTQNLTNSATWASSNPTAVSINTTGWATGVAVGSSNITAAQNGITSNSFALAVTAATLQSIAITANSSSIAKGTSIQFTATGTFTDGTSQNLTNTATWTSSTQTVVNVTATGLAMGAAIGSSNITATQNGITSDSFALAVTAATLQSVNITANSSSIAKGTSVQFTATGTFSDGTTQNLTNTATWTSSNPATANISATGLATGVAIGSGNITATQNGITSNIFALTVTAATLQSINVSASSSSIAKGTSIQFTATGTFSDGSTQNLTNTATWTSSSPATANISATGLATGAAIGSSNINASQNGIASNSFALTVTAATLQSITISAGSSSIANGTSLQFTASGTFSDGSTQNITNSVAWASSSPATVNISATGLATGAAIGSSNITATQSGITSNTFALAVTAATLQSITINTTSSSIAKGTSVQFTATGTFSDGSTQNLTNTATWASSSPGSVNINATGLATGAAIGSSNVTATQNGITSNTFALSVTAAVLQSITINAPSSSISKGTSTQFTATGTFSDGSTQNLTNTATWASSSTATVNITAAGLATGAAVGSSNITATQSGITSNTVTLTVTAATLQSIAISSPKTSIAKGTSVQFTATGTFSDGSTQNLTNTATWASSSPAAVNISAAGLATGAAIGSSNVTATQNGITSNSFTLTVTAATLQSISITAPKASIAKGTTDQFTATGTFTDSTTQDLTGSVTWTSSSPSMVNISASGLATGSAIGSSNITATQSGITSNSFAVTVTAATLQSINVSAGSSSIAKGTTVQFAATGTFTDGSTQNLTNTATWASSSPATVNISATGLATGSATGSSNITATQSGITSNSFALTVTAPTLQSISVTAPNTSLGIGLTQQFTATGTFSDGSTQNLSNTATWASSIPANASISSTGLATGVASGSTNITATQNGITSNSFALTVTAVISGALTSSGAGATVTLSGAATSSTTADSSGNYSFTGIVNGTYTVTPTKAGVTFSPTSQNVTISGTSNAGVNFTATVQTWTISGTLSPASDTTGATVTLSGAASATTTAAANGSYSFSGLANGAYTVTPTKTSYNFTPASRQITVSNASQTGVNFATVPALTISPAAGFTFTNITVGTTSPLQSGTLTAAGGSVTVTSDTLTGAGFGLSNITFPVTLAPGQTQNFSVSFSPSVTGTVSGSLSFSSNASSTTPSSLALSGVGAGLGVSPASVNFGSVPDGTTSASTTGTLSATGAPVTITAANLAGAGFSISGLPTLPFTILAGQSQQFSVTFSPASGSPGPASGSISFVTGLNNVTQNLSGTGTSNVSVTWTASTTPSVTYNVYRCSISAAACDPTQPGNFGSPIATAIAGTAYTDLTVSSGVTYYYALTAVDTTNVESQLSAVANAVIP
- a CDS encoding 3-hydroxyacyl-CoA dehydrogenase NAD-binding domain-containing protein → MAAVKTVAVIGAGIMGRGIAHVAALGGYRTILEDILPASLRKAESEIRANLDKGVELGKLEKSAADAAFSRIQLVGSVEEAAREADLVIEAVPEEMDSKIEIFTLLDKICRPGTILASNTSSLSVTEIASVTYRPRKCVGMHFFNPVHKMKLLEVVRALETDDETIAAATEVGQRMGKEVVVIKESPGFITSRINAMIGNEAFYMLQEGIASAEDIDKALKLGLNHPMGPFELVDLVGLDTRLHILEYLHKSLGEKFRPAPLLVQHVKAGRLGRKTGRGVFDYPDAQSSQEKAAESKLVH